In the genome of Xenopus laevis strain J_2021 chromosome 1S, Xenopus_laevis_v10.1, whole genome shotgun sequence, one region contains:
- the kmt5a.S gene encoding N-lysine methyltransferase KMT5A-A, translating into MGRGKKMSKPGDGRSGDVSDTGRNGGTNENHPKTNGEVVHCGQAKIYSYMSPTKSPSARPPLQEENSVTHHESKCLGKPSTETRKKAEVEKKKILSTELSVKPSEQRETECNSIGEFLEPKLELNDVQRNLALPPEDKLQSQKMVKNKPLRKKTQRQKSPNRKLTDYYPVRRSSRKNKTEIESEEKKRIDELIQTGKEEGIKMHMITGKGRGVIATRDFQRGEFVVEYHGDLIEITDAKRREASYAQDSATGCYMYYFQYLNTSYCIDATRETGRLGRLINHSKSGNCHTKLHNINNVPHLILVASRDINVGEELLYDYGDRRKSSIDAHPWLKN; encoded by the exons ATGGGAAGag GGAAGAAAATGTCCAAACCCGGCGACGGAAGGAGCGGGGACGTCTCGGATACCGGCAGGAACGGCGGCACCAATGAAAATCATCCAAAAACGAACGGG GAGGTGGTTCATTGTGGGCAGGCCAAAATCTACTCTTATATGAGCccaactaaatctcccagtgCCCGCCCTCCCCTGCAAGAAGAAAACTCTGTTACGCACCATGAGAGCAAGTGTCTGGGGAAACCCTCAACAGAGACTCGCAAAAAAGCAGAGG ttgagaaaaagaaaatattgtcaacagaactgtcggTGAAACCCAGTGAGCAAAGGGAGACTGAATGCAATTCTATAGGAGAGTTTCTTGAGCCAAAACTAGAGCTGAATGATGTACAGAGAAACCTAGCATTGCCACCTGAAGACAAGCTGCAATCTCAAAAGATGGTTAAAAACAAACCTCTAAGAAAGAA GACTCAAAGGCAGAAATCTCCAAATAGAAAACTTACTGATTATTACCCTGTGAGAAGAAGCAGCAGgaagaataaaacagaaattgAG TCAGAGGAGAAGAAGAGAATAGATGAACTAATTCAGACTGGCAAAGAAGAAGGGATAAAG ATGCACATGATTACTGGGAAAGGGCGAGGTGTAATTGCAACTCGGGACTTCCAGCGAGGAGAGTTTGTTGTAGAATACCATGGAGATCTGATAGAGATCACGGATGCCAAAAGGAGAGAAGCATCATATGCACAGGATTCAGCTACTGGCTGCTATATGTACTATTTTCAGTATTTGAACACAAGCTACTG CATCGATGCCACAAGAGAGACTGGCCGTTTAGGGAGGCTGATCAACCACAGCAAGTCTGGAAACTGTCACACCAAACTGCACAACATCAACAATGTACCTCACCTTATACTTGTTGCATCGCGGGATATCAACGTTGGAGAGGAATTGCTGTATGACTATGGTGATAGAAGAAAATCTTCCATTGATGCACATCCTTGGCTTAAAAACTGA
- the kmt5a.S gene encoding N-lysine methyltransferase KMT5A-A isoform X1, with protein MYFYFIQRYTYGKKMSKPGDGRSGDVSDTGRNGGTNENHPKTNGEVVHCGQAKIYSYMSPTKSPSARPPLQEENSVTHHESKCLGKPSTETRKKAEVEKKKILSTELSVKPSEQRETECNSIGEFLEPKLELNDVQRNLALPPEDKLQSQKMVKNKPLRKKTQRQKSPNRKLTDYYPVRRSSRKNKTEIESEEKKRIDELIQTGKEEGIKMHMITGKGRGVIATRDFQRGEFVVEYHGDLIEITDAKRREASYAQDSATGCYMYYFQYLNTSYCIDATRETGRLGRLINHSKSGNCHTKLHNINNVPHLILVASRDINVGEELLYDYGDRRKSSIDAHPWLKN; from the exons ATGTATTTCTACTTTATACAAAGATATACATACG GGAAGAAAATGTCCAAACCCGGCGACGGAAGGAGCGGGGACGTCTCGGATACCGGCAGGAACGGCGGCACCAATGAAAATCATCCAAAAACGAACGGG GAGGTGGTTCATTGTGGGCAGGCCAAAATCTACTCTTATATGAGCccaactaaatctcccagtgCCCGCCCTCCCCTGCAAGAAGAAAACTCTGTTACGCACCATGAGAGCAAGTGTCTGGGGAAACCCTCAACAGAGACTCGCAAAAAAGCAGAGG ttgagaaaaagaaaatattgtcaacagaactgtcggTGAAACCCAGTGAGCAAAGGGAGACTGAATGCAATTCTATAGGAGAGTTTCTTGAGCCAAAACTAGAGCTGAATGATGTACAGAGAAACCTAGCATTGCCACCTGAAGACAAGCTGCAATCTCAAAAGATGGTTAAAAACAAACCTCTAAGAAAGAA GACTCAAAGGCAGAAATCTCCAAATAGAAAACTTACTGATTATTACCCTGTGAGAAGAAGCAGCAGgaagaataaaacagaaattgAG TCAGAGGAGAAGAAGAGAATAGATGAACTAATTCAGACTGGCAAAGAAGAAGGGATAAAG ATGCACATGATTACTGGGAAAGGGCGAGGTGTAATTGCAACTCGGGACTTCCAGCGAGGAGAGTTTGTTGTAGAATACCATGGAGATCTGATAGAGATCACGGATGCCAAAAGGAGAGAAGCATCATATGCACAGGATTCAGCTACTGGCTGCTATATGTACTATTTTCAGTATTTGAACACAAGCTACTG CATCGATGCCACAAGAGAGACTGGCCGTTTAGGGAGGCTGATCAACCACAGCAAGTCTGGAAACTGTCACACCAAACTGCACAACATCAACAATGTACCTCACCTTATACTTGTTGCATCGCGGGATATCAACGTTGGAGAGGAATTGCTGTATGACTATGGTGATAGAAGAAAATCTTCCATTGATGCACATCCTTGGCTTAAAAACTGA